A region of Argentina anserina chromosome 5, drPotAnse1.1, whole genome shotgun sequence DNA encodes the following proteins:
- the LOC126793624 gene encoding HMG1/2-like protein yields the protein MKGAKSNPKKADTKLAVNKKPAKVTRASKKAAKDPNKPKRPASAFFVFMEEFRKQFNKENPNNKAVSAVGKAAGAKWKSMSDAEKAPYVAKSDKRKVEYEKLMKAYNMKQAEGNTAVEEEGSEVNDDEDGDEEGSDEEDDDE from the exons ATGAAAGGAGCCAAATCCAACCCCAAGAAAGCCGACACCAA GTTGGCTGTGAATAAGAAGCCTGCTAAGGTGACTAGAGCGAGCAAGAAGGCGGCCAAGGATCCCAACAAGCCTAAGAGGCCGGCCAGTGCCTTCTTTGTTTTCAT GGAAGAGTTCAGGAAGCAGTTCAACAAGGAAAACCCCAACAACAAAGCAGTTTCCGCT GTGGGCAAAGCTGCTGGTGCAAAATGGAAGTCGATGTCTGATGCT gaAAAGGCACCTTATGTGGCCAAGTCGGACAAGAGGAAGGTTGAGTATGAGAAGTTAATGAAGGCTTATAACATGAAACAG GCTGAAGGCAATACTGcagtggaggaggagggatcTGAGGTgaatgatgatgaggatggaGATGAGGAAGGGAGTGACGAG GAGGACGATGACGAGTAG